In bacterium, one genomic interval encodes:
- a CDS encoding winged helix-turn-helix domain-containing protein, which produces MGNRKRGGDDIASCPPSPLRFESLPTPGTPEKLRVLRALQHLHRDAHGKRVITAELLQLMTGISAAKCRKIMEQLVREGYAEPADGGWKWTGKTSV; this is translated from the coding sequence ATGGGGAATCGTAAAAGAGGCGGCGACGACATCGCGAGTTGCCCGCCGTCGCCGTTGCGGTTCGAATCGTTACCGACCCCGGGCACCCCGGAGAAGTTGAGGGTATTACGAGCGTTGCAACACCTACACCGGGACGCGCACGGGAAAAGGGTCATCACAGCCGAGTTGCTCCAATTGATGACCGGCATCAGCGCCGCCAAATGCCGCAAGATAATGGAACAACTCGTCCGCGAGGGTTACGCCGAGCCAGCTGACGGCGGATGGAAGTGGACCGGTAAAACCTCCGTTTAA
- a CDS encoding 6-bladed beta-propeller: MRKSYLFWAAAGVGALVAATPADEAERPRVEYVYAGEWGGVSALDGEPLSPWGVATAPDGYVYVTLFSHGRIEYFTAGGAFVGSWGTMGEGPGEFRWPSGVAVAPDGDVYVADSVNHRVQYFGATGSYKGEWGTWGDGLGEFDVPNGIAVALDGTVYVADRNNDRIQYFSADGSYLGTWGTAGLGDGEFDGPVDVAVSGGGDVYVVDVGNARVQYFDASGVFKGAWGSPGSGPGELKWPWAVAVGPEGNVFVADDEMNRISVYDAAGSFITSWGSTGAGAGEFGWPRGLAVSSDGAVYVADMFNRRIQYFRKTRP, encoded by the coding sequence ATGAGAAAGTCGTATCTATTTTGGGCTGCGGCCGGGGTGGGAGCGCTGGTCGCCGCGACACCCGCGGACGAGGCCGAGCGGCCGCGGGTGGAATATGTTTACGCCGGCGAGTGGGGAGGGGTTTCGGCCTTGGACGGCGAGCCGCTGTCGCCGTGGGGCGTGGCTACCGCGCCGGATGGCTACGTCTACGTTACCCTTTTTTCGCACGGCCGAATCGAATATTTTACGGCCGGGGGAGCCTTCGTCGGCTCGTGGGGCACAATGGGCGAAGGGCCCGGCGAGTTCCGCTGGCCCTCCGGCGTGGCCGTAGCCCCCGACGGCGACGTTTACGTCGCGGACTCCGTAAATCATCGCGTTCAATATTTCGGCGCTACGGGTTCGTACAAGGGCGAATGGGGTACGTGGGGCGACGGGTTGGGCGAGTTCGACGTTCCGAACGGGATAGCCGTAGCTTTGGACGGGACCGTCTACGTGGCGGATAGGAATAACGACCGCATTCAGTACTTCTCCGCCGACGGCTCGTACCTGGGGACGTGGGGCACGGCCGGCTTGGGAGACGGCGAGTTCGACGGCCCGGTCGACGTGGCCGTCTCGGGCGGCGGCGACGTCTACGTCGTCGACGTCGGCAACGCGCGCGTACAATACTTCGACGCGAGCGGCGTTTTCAAAGGCGCGTGGGGGTCGCCCGGGTCGGGGCCGGGGGAATTGAAATGGCCCTGGGCCGTGGCGGTCGGGCCGGAGGGCAACGTCTTCGTCGCCGACGACGAGATGAACCGAATCTCCGTCTACGACGCGGCCGGTTCTTTTATAACGTCGTGGGGTTCCACCGGGGCGGGCGCGGGGGAGTTCGGTTGGCCCCGGGGCCTGGCCGTCTCGAGCGACGGCGCGGTTTACGTCGCGGATATGTTTAACCGTCGAATCCAGTACTTCCGCAAAACGAGGCCTTAA